Part of the Mauremys mutica isolate MM-2020 ecotype Southern chromosome 1, ASM2049712v1, whole genome shotgun sequence genome is shown below.
gagCTTAGTGGCAGAGTCAACAAAGCATTTGGCAAGAAATATTCCTGGATGCCAACATAAGGGCATTGTCTATTTAAATATCAATGAACTAGTCACTTCCCAGTTGCGcaacatggaaaaaaaaagtctgtgctGTGACCTTCACAGTGAAGATCCAAAACACAGCTGGCACTAAAAGACACAGACCACTCTTTTGGGTTCTGATTCTTAGTGATTAATTGCAATCTCAGTGATGTATATTGAGACAAAGATACAGGATCACAACAGATGACAAGGTCAGTTATATCAAAGTGGAAGTAAAACTCATGGTGAACAGTGATGATGTTAGAAAACACAATTAATGTGCAGTTATGATTAGAAAAGTGCCAATGTAAAAATGGTACCTTCTTACTCAGTAAATGGAAAATAGACAGTAATCATACTGCAGATGGACATATGAAATAAGGTCTGGTCTGCACTTCAGACCCATATCAGTATAAcaatgtcactcaggggtgtgaaaaatccacactcctgagcgacgtAATTATATTGACCTagccccctgtgtagacagcgctatttcagtgggagagcttctcctgctgacatagctaccacctctcgggagagctctcctgttggcttagagcatcttcatcaaagtgctacagtggtgcagctgcatcggttTACGTGTAGATTTGCCCTAAGAGTAGGATACTCAAAATAGATAGGAAGAAAGAATGGCTATTTAATGACAAAACAATTCGGACTTCTCCTGAAAGTCGGCATGCAGAGGTGCTCACCACTCTTAAAGCAACAGTTCATTAGCGAGACAAGGCGGATGCAATTATATCTTTTACTGggccaacttcttttggtgagagagacaagctttcgtgTTTatacagagggcttggctacactcgaaactccaaagcgctgcaaCAACATTGCAGAACAGTTTGgggcaggaagtgaaggagaATATCTTTCCCACTGAAATGCCTCTAATTCCAAAATGCTTTATAGGAATCCTTAAAATATGGCCTAACTCAGCACTGACCTGGAGCTCTGGAGTGGAATGGGGCAGCTGTTTGACAGAGAACTGTCACTGTTAGGAATAGGAAGTAAAGACTATTGTTACTAACTGAAATGGCTTTCATTCTAAAGAGCTTTATAGACTGCATGTACAGTGATTACTCACTcaccacagaaatgcagccacctctggggtgtgaCACAGCAGCCATCTTGCATGGTGACATGAGGCAGCACAGGCTGTATTAGCCAATCTGGGAGCAAGAGAGCCTGTGAGAATCACAGCTACTGTATATATCTGGTTGtctcaataaaaaaaatcacttttatatTCATTACAACTGAGTCCCGCCTCTTCTATATCACCAGGGGACACTACAGCCACTGGTATGCTGTGCTACTATCATGCTGTTCTCTAGTATGTGGACTGCTACCTCACAGCCAACCATTTTGGCTGTTGTACAGCACATTTTGTAAAGCATTTCAGAATGTAAGCACCGTGTAACTGTTTAACATTGGTTTTGTAGCCAATTAGGATATTTTACAAACAACTACCTTGTACTCTCCCCATCtttgtatccatctgttgcctcttgtcttaCACACAGGCTGTAAGTTTTTTGGTGCAGGGCatggattgtctttttgttctgtgttgtacagcacctaccataATGGGGCCCTATCACTGGGCCCTCTAGTCACTACCAtaacacaaataattaataattctaATTATAAACTGTCATTGTGcatcagtgggtcacagctgagaatgccagattcaggacaaactgctgagaaattgggcagACTCagcccaaactggtggttattctttcattagattataccaagccagtaacaaaagtaaacttctgtctcaccacactggttaacaggatgtcaaaaatgcagtctccttaggcattccagccctagtctcaccacccagacactggactctatgatgagtggttattgaaaGCCAATTTACTCAAACATAGGGTTCGTCTAATCCTAAGAGACCAGCCACTTAGCCAGGTCAATATGTAACTCAGATCTTATCCAATAATcacactgatgccaatcctttagtaactaaaaaccAAAAGTTTGGTAATAAAAGAAGAAAGTTAGTAACAGTTActagatcatatacatacaaataattgcaaagttcttatatcaggtttgtagcaatGATGATATACACTGCTAGCTTGTAGTCTCTGGTAATGTCCAAAGATTGGAAGGTCCATAGTTCAAAAtcctccttttagttgtaaatccacagtccggAGAATCAGGacaggaaagaggaaaaatggaGATATCTCAGGGGACTTTTAGATCCTCTGCCAGGTGCCTGGAAATTTActgtctcaaaaaaaaaaaaaaaaagcttacagcccagtttgtggaaagttactggctcaagatggagtccagggtcacatgagcatatcacatgtccttgCATGCTTTGATACTCACAGCGGCAGCCATTGCCCATATTCTTGCTGAGGAATCCACAGGCAGGCTTACTGGGTGGgatgagtttcttctatggcccattgttAGAGTGAAGTGTCCTTAGTGGGCCATCAACACATAGCTTATATGGCCTTGATGTAAATCTTATCTGGTGGGTGTTACCCACAAATACCACACACGCGTAAGCTACCAgtgcatagccaatattcataacttcagatgcaAAGATAATACACGTATATAAACAGAATAATCATACTTAGCGAATCATAACTTTtgcattgacaccttacatgatataCTTTCTTCAAGATTTGTTGCAACTGTATAAAGTGGTAATAtcaatgatataaatggtcatgGTCATATCCACTCATACAGCATCACATAAACACAAAAGAGattttgtgcgtgtgtgtatggAGAAGCCACTCTAATTGATCACTTGTAACCTGGAGACTAGAGATTTGATTCTCTTTTGCTTTGCACCTTGGGTCATCATGTTCAACTGTGCCCAGTGAGGGCAGCATGAGGGTCAAATACTACCAAAGGAGAATGATAGCATTTGACATCCTCTTAACTCACTCTGCACTCTGTAAATGGCAACAGCAGTCTCAAGGCAATGGAAAATCAGCCCCTCGCCATGTAATGTCTTGTATTCCATGATATTCTGTAGGTGGTTATTGGGGGAACGGGAactgtttttttaagaaaataaaaaatattttaaatatagatTCTAAACCCTCTATTGCTGTTTTGTTTTCGTGCTTGGCACCCCATCCAGTTGTTCCAGTTAGGAATTTCAGAGGGAAAAGATTCTTCTTGTTTTGTGCACTGAGGTTTGTTTCCAGAAATGAGGCACACTCAGCTGTCCCAGAGCTCCTGGCTTTTTGATACTATGATTAGCAGCAGCCTGGGGAAATGCGGTTTGAAATCCCTGCATAGCATCTCTACTATTTATACATATAAATAGCAGCAGGGTAGTGCTGCCTCTTCTCTGGTTTTGAACATAACCCTGGGTACTGTCAACAGACTTGTTAATAAACAGATAAAAGTCTGTTGGCAGTGTTCTTGAGTACCTCTTCTGTCTTTCAAGATGCCAGCTGTCAAAACAGTGTGGGACATTCGGATACTGTCGGCTTCCAACCTTCATGCCGTTGAAGGAGGGAGACTGTGAATGGGCTGATTACCAATCACCTTTCTGTTGAGCACACATCAAAGCAAGACCCATCCTTGTCCTTCCTGCCATACCATGACCCATAAAGGAGCTACCTAATATTATTCAGCTCAGTAGCCTTCCTTGTTGGGCTCTCTTGGCTGGTTGaactctcttcttccctcccttttAATTTCTCATCTTCAGTCATTTTGTCGCCTCTCCCCTCTGACCAGTGCTCTACTTTGCCTGGTGCACTTAGAGTTGAGGGCAGTGTGGATAAAAATCAGGTTCTCCCGGGTAGAAAGTGGGCAGATGATGTATTTAAAAGTTAATGAGAGGGAAATACGAGAGCTGTGGGAAATATTCACATTCATCCTTAAACTCATTTGAACAGACACTTGGGCTGGAGGTTCCATCAGTTCACACACAAttgggccaagattttaaaaaatggttgcctaaacttaggctcctaagtctatATCTAGGCACCTAAGTAAGTGACCTGCTTTTCAGCTGTGCTAAGTACCTAGCAGCTCCCACTATTCCACTattaactagggttgccaacgtcctactcgcacaaaaccgaacacccttgccccgccctctaccttgccccttccccgagtcccctccccctctgttgctcacttgggtgcaggaggggatgagggctccagctgggggtccGGGGtccaggatggggccagaaatgagaggttcagggtgcgggaagaGGCTCCaggcttgggcagggggttggggtgtgggaggggtgaagGATTCAGcttggggtgcaggttccagggtatggccagaaatgaggggttcagggtgcagaaggggactcTGAGCTGGACCTGAGGGGTTCGGACTgcgggagcaggctcagggctggggcagggggttgggatgcaagagggggtgtgagctctgggagggagtttggatgtgggagggtgctcagggcttgggttggggtgcaggagaagtgcaggctccaggagggagtttgggtgcaggagggggctcaggctgggacagggggttggggtgcagggtgtgggttccaggagggggttcagggctggagcagggggttggggtgtgggctctgggagggagttagtaTGGAGGAGAGAATTACAACCTGGGGCAGGgtttttggggtgcaggctccggctgggtggtgcttacctcaggcggctcccggtcagtggcgcagtggggctaaggcaggctccctgcctgccctggctctgcgcggCTCTCGGAAAAAGCTGACATGTCTGgatcctaggcacaggggcaggCAGGTGCCTCTGCATGGTGCGCACTGCCTGCACTGCAGGCgccaaccctgcagctcccattggctgcggttcccggccaatgggagctgtagagctGGCActaggggcgggggcagcacacggaCCCTCCCTGGCTGTCCCTGCAGCTAGGGGCTACAGGGACATGTcgtctgcttctgggagctgtgcagagccagggcagggagggagcctgccttagccccactgcattGCCGACTGGACCAGAgatgccagggtcccttttcgagtGGGCGTTCCTGGCAACCCTACTATTAACCTCAAAACTGTTCATCTTTCTCTCTGTGCAGTTGTCTTCATTTGTGCTGAAGATGCAGCAAAAGAGAACGCAACCATCACCCTCAACTCTCCTGCTACTGCTCACACAGCGGTGCTGGCCCTAGTGGTGACCACCCCTGAGCCATGGCATCCATTTGTGGCTCAGATCCCAGCCAAGGAGAAAACCAAAGAGGGTGAAACTGTGGCCCTGaattgtcaatttcacagtcccTGGGGCCCATCCCTGAGCAAGCTGACAGTGAAGTGGTACAAAGTGGATGAAAAGGGGCAGATGGACCTACTGGAGAACAATGTGACTGTCTTGACAAACTACTCCAGGGCTTTCATACATGGGAACTTATCGCAAGGAGATGCCTCCCTGACTATCCTCAATGTGACAGCCAGTGATCACGGCATTTATTTCTGCCAAGTGACACTGTCCAGTGGGAAGGTGGTGATGGGGAGTGGTACAAAGCTCAGGATCAGGAGAGCACTGGGTAATATTTTGTGTTCATTTCAGTTCTTCTTTTTCGCCCCTTGAAGTTGGTTTGTGCACTAGTAGACGGAAGAGGAGGCCTGGAGCTGATACTAATTGGTAAAATAACTGTGACAGTATAGAGTATGCCTCTCACAAGATATTGGCCTTTGTCTGGTGAAATCTCACATTGTTTGTTCTAATAGCTTCATTAACACGTCATCCCCACAACATGTGCTTCATGACCAATGTAGCTGCCTTTCCATCTTTCTGGGGCAGTGGAATGCATCAGTTCAGCAATATGCTTGAATGAAAGAGACCAGagaatgaggcctggtctacactgcaggggagggaatcaatctaagttacgcaacttcagctttgtgaataatgtagctgaagtcgaagtacttagatctacttactgcagtgtcttcactgtggtaagttgaTGGCTGaccctcccccatcaactccgcctacgcatctcgctccggtggagtaccgaagtTGACAGGGAGAGTGCTCAgtggttgatttatcgcatctagactagacgcgataaatcaaccccccactggatcgatcactgcccatcGATCCAGTGcgaaatgtagacataccctgagagaaaTCTAACTCACAATGGACATTATTTACCACAAAACTTGGTCCTCCTAAAACGGATCTAAATAAATCAGAgctttagagatggaaaagatctattagGTTGACTAGTCCATCTTTTGGCCAAACTGTGTATCAAACTACAGGGTATTTCCCCATAATATATTCTCTTGGCTATGCCCACACTAGTTTTCGCATTTCCCCACCTTTCATgggaggtttttgtatattgtaaTAGATTTCATGTTAAGACATTTTTCCTGAAGCTCTGCCTAATGTTTGCCTTAACTCACTTTAATTCCTTTATTCTTGTATCTCTCTTAAGCAATTCCTTTCCCTCTATTCCACTCCCTTCTGACTGTCCTTTCAGACAAATTCTTCCAGCACTTTGCTTTCCTTCTGTCCCATTTTACATGGTTGTAAAAGAGGTCCATTGCAAAGGCCTTTAAACTAGTGACACCTGCTGCatgtaggccctgattcagcaaagcattcaaACAGATGCTTATCTTAAAGCATGGGGAGCAACCCTAGCACTATTGTGCAAAggatgcttaattttaaacagatGAGTGGGTCAATGGAATTAACTTAAGAAATGATGAATCATGGCCAAATTCTGAGGTCTAGGTTTTTTTATGCAgataactcccattgatgtcaatgggagctttccTAATTGAGGACTTATTTAAAACTGATTAAGGACCTCAGTATCTGTCCTGCAGCCATCACAGTGAACAATGTTGTCCACATTTTCTAGTCCATGGTAAATTTATCAGCAAACAGGGATGTAATGAATACGTGACCTAGGTCTGATTGTGCATCAATCTGGCAGTTTCGTTGGGGAAATTATTGCATTTCAGATGTAAAGATAAAATGCCATTTTAAGTCTGGTCTGGCCACACCCTGCTGATCCCTGACCTGTTCTCCCATTCACTTCCTTCTTCCTAAAGACACACTTCCTCTTGCTGTTTCTCCATTCTACCACCCTCCCCAGATCAGAGACCTTCTATGTCCCTCAAGCAATACTCAGTTCCAGTGAATTCTGAACCAGAACCTCAGGATGTAATGATCCCAAAGAATGTGGAAGTGTCACATCTCTACCTACCAGTCAAGTGGTGGTGATTGCCCCCAGGTCCCAGTGAGAAACAAATGTCTTCAGATCTTACCCCTCTTTGGTGCTGTCTCCTCTGGAAAGTTGCAGAAAAGTTACAATACTCAGAATATTGCAAGGTATTCTTTACTGTTTGCTCATACCTTACGAGTACAAGAAGAATGCAGGGGAGACCCCTATAAATACAGCCTGATTCATAATTCACTATCACCTCACAGCATAGTACAGCCTACAGCCCTGCACTGAAACTAATCAGTGTGCAATACACTGTCTCCAGTCCCCATTGTGTATTGCTGCTTCCTGCCTATGCTGAAATAAATCCACATGATCTGCAGTGGAttatactctctctctctgctgtagaGACCTGCAGTTTCTTGCCCATCAAGAAATCC
Proteins encoded:
- the LOC123347187 gene encoding uncharacterized protein LOC123347187, with translation MKQQAGNFYVYAVPLLLFSLQMVVFICAEDAAKENATITLNSPATAHTAVLALVVTTPEPWHPFVAQIPAKEKTKEGETVALNCQFHSPWGPSLSKLTVKWYKVDEKGQMDLLENNVTVLTNYSRAFIHGNLSQGDASLTILNVTASDHGIYFCQVTLSSGKVVMGSGTKLRIRRALGLFGIEESIGTIIGVVAAGIGGLVVLIIVLTPRLRKCLLCIKQAPHQA